A single genomic interval of bacterium harbors:
- the aqpZ gene encoding aquaporin Z, translating into MTLFRKATAEFIGTFWLVFGGCGSAVLAAAFPNLGIGFHGVALAFGLTVMTMAYAIGHISGCHLNPAVSLGLWAGRRFPASDLLPYIIAQVLGGILGAGILCLIATGKAGFDLSSGLASNGYGEHSPGKYSLFSGFVSEVVLTLMFLMIIVGSTDRRAPKGFAPIAIGLGLTLIHLIGIPVTNVSVNPARSTGPAVFVGGWALSQLWLFWVAPIIGGLLGGIIYRCLAPGGEEKES; encoded by the coding sequence ATGACATTGTTTAGGAAGGCAACGGCGGAGTTCATAGGAACTTTCTGGCTTGTGTTCGGGGGGTGTGGAAGCGCAGTGCTGGCAGCGGCGTTTCCCAATCTCGGCATTGGGTTCCACGGGGTCGCCCTGGCCTTTGGACTCACCGTGATGACAATGGCCTATGCCATAGGTCATATTTCGGGTTGTCATCTCAACCCGGCTGTTTCCCTTGGCCTTTGGGCAGGAAGACGATTTCCGGCGTCCGATCTGCTCCCCTACATCATAGCCCAGGTGTTGGGGGGGATCCTGGGGGCCGGCATACTCTGCCTCATCGCGACCGGCAAGGCGGGCTTTGACTTGAGCTCGGGCCTGGCATCCAATGGATACGGAGAACATTCGCCGGGCAAGTACTCCCTTTTCTCGGGTTTCGTCTCGGAAGTGGTCCTCACCCTGATGTTCCTCATGATCATCGTTGGCTCAACGGACAGACGGGCCCCCAAGGGTTTCGCTCCCATAGCCATCGGCCTAGGTCTGACCCTGATTCACCTGATCGGAATCCCCGTGACCAACGTCTCGGTCAACCCGGCACGCAGTACGGGCCCTGCGGTGTTCGTGGGCGGCTGGGCATTGTCCCAGCTCTGGCTCTTCTGGGTCGCACCCATCATCGGGGGCCTACTCGGTGGGATCATTTACCGCTGCCTGGCCCCCGGGGGCGAGGAGAAAGAGTCGTGA